One part of the Streptomyces sp. AM 2-1-1 genome encodes these proteins:
- a CDS encoding helix-turn-helix transcriptional regulator, producing MGTVDIQRAGQDVGVDLAGVARMLADGTRAAFCLALLDGRAWTANELARYAGVAPSTATSHLNLLVNGGLLVEERHGRHRYVRVADRTVVELIESLAALAPKHSTRPRSLAASGRQQALARARLCYDHLAGTTALAITDAMIERGLLEWGSEPGLTGKGALWLAEVGITVPVGSRRPPVRACLDWTERRPHLAGVVGSALSAHALAAGWMTRIGTSRALLVTPVGSQALHDHLGLPPAEL from the coding sequence ATGGGCACCGTGGACATTCAGCGTGCGGGCCAGGATGTGGGTGTGGACCTGGCGGGCGTTGCCAGAATGCTGGCCGACGGCACCCGGGCAGCCTTCTGCCTCGCACTGCTCGACGGCCGGGCATGGACGGCGAACGAACTCGCGCGCTACGCCGGAGTCGCACCGTCCACCGCGACCTCGCACCTGAACCTGCTCGTAAACGGCGGACTCCTCGTCGAGGAGCGACACGGACGCCACCGCTACGTACGGGTGGCCGACCGCACAGTGGTCGAACTGATCGAGAGCCTTGCCGCGCTGGCCCCGAAGCACAGCACTCGGCCACGCTCGCTGGCGGCCTCCGGCCGGCAGCAGGCACTGGCCCGCGCCCGGCTGTGCTACGACCACCTGGCCGGAACCACCGCGCTGGCCATCACCGACGCGATGATCGAACGCGGACTCCTGGAGTGGGGATCCGAGCCGGGCCTGACCGGCAAGGGCGCCCTCTGGCTTGCCGAGGTCGGCATCACGGTGCCCGTCGGCTCACGCCGGCCACCGGTGCGCGCCTGCCTGGACTGGACCGAGCGCCGTCCCCACCTGGCCGGCGTGGTGGGCTCCGCCCTGTCCGCCCACGCACTCGCCGCCGGGTGGATGACGCGCATCGGAACCAGCCGCGCCCTCCTCGTGACACCCGTCGGCAGCCAGGCACTGCACGACCATCTCGGCCTGCCTCCGGCAGAACTCTGA
- a CDS encoding caspase family protein codes for MSQNQGNPDEEKVSPARSTALLLGGVTYPSSAFAPVHAAATNIERLSKVFKDPDVWGLRGMNLVAYKDLTRSDMLDAISASYRLTRSDGLYVLYFAGHAHFDGRTQTLYLAPHDTGDVLTPQNSMVSVADIFRTVADEEELAERKLLILDCCFSGGAIDSLPAEASGSGTERGWFVMSAAAHNQTARGDSGRETTFFTGALLKALDGIAENRPSLSAQWVFDTVGEILKDSPDAEGTTLQEPQQSAATWANRPWLRNRRHVPPPPVPHTFTSPALPGSAREPATLPRPDGFRAWPSPVTDFTGRSLELEDARRRFGQRAVLPVHGPQYAGKSAFVRQLLSSPEIKEAAPAGQPWLLLEMVIPNPSAESPVLGALADALQVGLQDIGFDTTGGAADPRRQLVIDRLREHARGHTLLLIIDCGRLGYDSERIGDELDELLGHPYFRDTANIVVSRVPVEVEGGQQLTQKAPIPLAELTDDEAAELLTKLLASERISVDGASVLRHIEDGRLRLPGELYRGANGYRTTKGSATGSASGTPPPEPDAVATALVEGTAPNLALTLAELGCSFAPVGEQPATPETLALLAVWSLGDRLSLPRQVLEDPAVALPGATLGMLLDSRVLSADASGALTIGQASEHALRTLLLTALAAPHTDPFTRPVLARKYVKLLIPPGLTENGDLDHRLAAAARVLFPSAATVLDKAGDQANDVFQSQLRSALGWIEDDAERRLPELHEVVCDLVVAPKGDALYLHGSKETPPLAQEGATGFPPTGSDESPPPLAGEPLPAAVESLTVAPTPHPLFSLYHAVATLTFTARRAGAAAERGTMFMAAAEEVSTALSACRSGQVPHTLLRSIDTSLDYTGKRLGLTVRLLPVRMQATDLVYEGALERSPGQAGRVTLAVSWLLNTAESLIDDNRLDEAKTLVDRAHLLVTETLRQDDTPRYVQARLQMNSRVCRARSRLLTDRAECRRELVQAVRNAVAGLGIAREQNEPLTLWSMRLLDTAQVLLHQSTDDDELDETRALVMDALDACWGDRRTWPPTLCVAVARFLRKVHAWYSEPEKTRHGAQEAISLLEGLPLLDQYRLGDRGPHNNLPAPREPGAPAPSLQDQDTAAALSALAQCYGFLARALRDSQKHGAARARRARAADRALAAVELAPSPFAYSVWLRQVTDIWRTTQRTSEAGEVAERRRKTCVRAVRSWLSQENDQSRSHGLLDLACLNSDWVSQGSLRGAAQEPGKDFLMAPPETQQREIERIYSQRSRKLRDHRHRYGPSIELCAIETRLEREYRRWKGILEYNIALKQGKGGRGPGPSTKTPVVDNSPVLALFEKASRLWPGDARLISTQAAFHRYVWNYEKAIELYEHLARTAPNGEVSRMARLSAAEAMLAEAAHAPNQRSTQVQDRLAAAHQHLGSVVGRDSRFSLAAILDAQVALRLNQPVRWDPLDEAFESVVGGDYAGTVGRFLDRRHYGEGRNPSRLSNSARITVKGGLSGGNPLSGLFAGYLGDETEGPVTPGSATDTGSPAPDTPADQDMGQYTSEFIGELLLTDFTSVQLLDGLGKLYLDRARDVVERWEEGEGRLLDPDSDTARTAAEHARRAYDCFDACRLLQSAHGNESIVVKFERGRAVTLGARYVRSANPFPRTLMHGRGDQIVQAANLLLTARRHSVGGFNRVCSRAVSDNYGVQTLLGLRTAPGPRSRPGSRR; via the coding sequence GTGAGCCAGAACCAAGGAAATCCGGACGAGGAGAAAGTATCTCCTGCCCGGTCCACCGCCCTGCTCCTCGGTGGTGTCACCTACCCCTCGAGTGCGTTCGCCCCGGTACACGCCGCGGCCACCAACATCGAGCGGCTGAGCAAGGTGTTCAAAGACCCGGACGTGTGGGGCCTTCGTGGGATGAACCTGGTCGCTTACAAGGACCTGACCCGGTCCGACATGCTGGACGCCATCAGCGCCAGTTACAGGCTGACCCGATCCGACGGGCTCTACGTTCTCTATTTCGCGGGCCACGCTCATTTCGACGGCCGCACCCAAACGCTCTACTTGGCGCCGCACGACACCGGCGACGTGCTGACCCCGCAGAATTCCATGGTGTCGGTAGCCGACATCTTCCGCACCGTCGCGGACGAGGAAGAGCTGGCTGAGCGCAAGCTGCTCATCCTCGACTGCTGCTTCTCGGGTGGTGCGATCGATTCCTTACCCGCTGAGGCGTCGGGCTCGGGCACCGAGCGGGGCTGGTTCGTGATGTCCGCCGCCGCACACAATCAAACCGCACGCGGAGACTCCGGCAGAGAGACCACCTTCTTCACCGGCGCGCTGCTGAAAGCTCTCGACGGGATCGCGGAGAACCGCCCGAGCCTGTCGGCCCAGTGGGTCTTCGACACGGTCGGCGAAATTCTGAAGGACTCCCCCGACGCCGAGGGCACCACACTCCAGGAGCCCCAGCAGTCCGCCGCCACCTGGGCGAACCGCCCCTGGCTCCGCAACCGTAGACACGTTCCGCCGCCTCCTGTCCCGCACACCTTCACCTCTCCCGCGCTGCCGGGCTCCGCACGGGAACCCGCAACGCTTCCTCGCCCGGACGGCTTCCGCGCCTGGCCCTCCCCTGTGACGGACTTCACCGGGCGGAGCCTCGAACTCGAGGATGCCAGAAGGAGGTTCGGACAACGGGCGGTGCTGCCCGTGCACGGTCCGCAGTACGCCGGCAAGTCGGCCTTCGTCCGCCAACTACTCTCCTCCCCCGAGATCAAGGAGGCCGCGCCGGCCGGACAGCCTTGGCTGCTGTTGGAGATGGTCATTCCCAACCCCAGCGCGGAGTCCCCCGTCCTGGGCGCCCTCGCCGACGCCCTCCAGGTCGGGCTGCAGGACATCGGCTTCGACACGACCGGCGGCGCCGCCGACCCGCGCCGACAACTGGTCATCGACCGCTTGCGGGAGCACGCCCGCGGCCACACCCTGCTCCTGATCATCGACTGCGGCCGCCTCGGCTACGACTCCGAGCGGATCGGCGATGAACTCGACGAACTCCTCGGCCACCCCTACTTTCGCGACACGGCGAACATCGTCGTCTCGCGGGTCCCGGTCGAGGTCGAGGGCGGACAGCAACTGACGCAGAAGGCCCCCATTCCCCTGGCCGAGCTGACGGACGACGAGGCAGCCGAGCTCCTCACCAAGCTTCTGGCGTCGGAGCGGATCTCCGTTGACGGCGCAAGCGTTCTCCGTCACATCGAGGACGGGAGGCTGCGCTTGCCGGGTGAGCTGTACCGCGGCGCCAACGGTTACCGCACGACCAAGGGCTCCGCCACCGGCTCCGCTTCCGGCACCCCGCCTCCCGAACCGGATGCCGTGGCGACCGCTCTGGTGGAGGGTACCGCCCCGAACCTCGCCCTCACCCTCGCGGAATTGGGCTGCTCCTTCGCCCCGGTCGGAGAGCAGCCGGCCACGCCGGAAACGCTCGCCCTGCTTGCGGTGTGGAGCCTCGGCGACCGTCTTTCGCTGCCTCGCCAGGTGTTGGAAGACCCCGCCGTCGCTCTCCCCGGCGCGACCTTGGGGATGCTTCTGGACTCCCGGGTTCTCTCGGCGGACGCCTCGGGTGCCCTCACCATCGGTCAGGCGAGTGAACACGCCCTGCGGACCCTTCTCCTGACCGCGCTCGCGGCGCCCCACACTGATCCGTTCACCCGCCCCGTGCTCGCCCGGAAGTACGTGAAGCTCCTGATACCACCGGGGTTGACCGAGAACGGCGACCTCGACCACCGCCTCGCTGCTGCGGCGAGGGTCCTCTTCCCCTCGGCCGCGACCGTACTGGACAAGGCCGGGGACCAGGCCAACGACGTCTTCCAGAGCCAACTGCGCAGCGCTCTGGGCTGGATCGAGGACGACGCGGAGCGTCGGCTGCCGGAGCTGCACGAAGTGGTCTGCGACCTGGTCGTCGCGCCCAAGGGCGACGCGTTGTACCTGCACGGCTCGAAAGAGACGCCGCCCCTCGCGCAAGAAGGGGCCACCGGGTTCCCGCCCACCGGGTCCGACGAGTCCCCGCCCCCACTCGCCGGCGAACCTCTTCCCGCCGCAGTCGAGAGCCTCACCGTCGCCCCCACCCCCCACCCGCTCTTCTCCCTCTACCACGCGGTGGCGACCCTCACCTTCACGGCCCGCCGCGCGGGCGCGGCAGCGGAGCGGGGCACGATGTTCATGGCGGCCGCCGAGGAGGTCTCGACCGCCCTGTCCGCCTGCCGCTCGGGGCAAGTCCCGCACACCCTGCTGCGCTCCATCGACACCTCGCTCGACTACACCGGCAAGCGGCTGGGCCTGACCGTCCGCCTGCTCCCGGTACGGATGCAGGCCACCGACCTGGTGTACGAGGGTGCCCTGGAACGGAGCCCCGGACAGGCGGGCCGGGTCACCCTGGCCGTCTCCTGGCTGCTCAACACCGCCGAGTCACTGATCGACGACAACCGACTCGACGAGGCCAAGACCCTCGTTGACCGGGCACACCTGCTGGTGACCGAGACGCTCCGGCAGGACGACACCCCGCGTTATGTACAAGCGCGTCTCCAAATGAACAGCCGTGTCTGCCGCGCCCGCAGCCGCCTGTTGACCGATCGGGCGGAATGCCGCCGGGAGCTCGTCCAGGCGGTGCGGAACGCGGTCGCCGGCCTCGGGATTGCCCGAGAGCAGAACGAGCCGCTCACTCTGTGGTCGATGCGTCTGCTCGACACGGCCCAGGTCCTGCTCCACCAGAGCACTGACGACGACGAGCTCGACGAGACCCGCGCCCTGGTGATGGATGCCTTGGACGCATGCTGGGGCGACCGGAGAACGTGGCCGCCCACACTGTGTGTGGCGGTAGCACGCTTCCTGCGGAAGGTCCACGCGTGGTACTCGGAGCCGGAGAAGACGCGCCATGGCGCCCAGGAGGCGATATCCCTCCTGGAAGGACTTCCCTTGCTCGACCAGTACCGCCTCGGCGACCGAGGCCCGCACAACAACCTGCCCGCCCCGCGTGAGCCGGGTGCTCCGGCACCCTCGTTGCAGGACCAGGACACCGCTGCCGCCTTGAGCGCACTGGCCCAGTGCTACGGCTTCCTGGCACGGGCACTGCGCGACAGCCAGAAGCACGGCGCCGCACGCGCCCGGCGAGCCAGGGCGGCGGACCGCGCCCTGGCCGCCGTCGAGCTGGCACCCAGCCCGTTCGCGTACTCGGTGTGGCTGCGGCAGGTCACGGACATCTGGCGAACCACCCAGCGGACCAGCGAGGCCGGCGAGGTGGCTGAGCGACGCCGTAAGACGTGTGTCCGGGCGGTCCGGTCCTGGCTGTCACAGGAGAACGACCAGTCCCGTTCCCACGGCTTGCTCGACCTGGCGTGCCTGAATTCCGACTGGGTCTCCCAGGGCAGCCTGCGAGGCGCCGCACAGGAGCCCGGCAAGGACTTCCTGATGGCGCCGCCGGAAACGCAACAGCGAGAGATAGAGCGGATCTACAGCCAGCGCAGCCGGAAGCTGCGGGATCACCGCCACCGCTATGGCCCGTCGATCGAGTTGTGCGCGATCGAAACCCGGCTGGAGCGCGAATACCGCCGCTGGAAGGGCATCCTGGAATACAACATCGCCCTGAAGCAAGGAAAGGGGGGTCGAGGTCCGGGACCGAGCACCAAGACGCCTGTCGTCGACAACAGCCCCGTCCTCGCCCTCTTCGAGAAGGCGTCACGTCTCTGGCCCGGCGACGCGCGGCTCATCTCCACGCAGGCCGCCTTCCACCGGTACGTATGGAACTACGAGAAGGCGATCGAGCTCTACGAGCACCTGGCCCGCACCGCCCCCAACGGGGAAGTGAGCCGGATGGCCCGGCTGTCCGCCGCGGAGGCGATGCTGGCGGAGGCCGCCCACGCCCCAAACCAACGTTCCACCCAGGTGCAAGACCGACTGGCGGCTGCCCACCAGCACCTCGGCTCGGTCGTGGGCCGTGACAGCCGCTTCAGCCTTGCCGCGATCCTTGACGCTCAGGTCGCGTTGCGCCTGAACCAGCCGGTGCGTTGGGATCCCCTTGACGAGGCATTCGAGTCGGTGGTGGGCGGCGACTACGCTGGTACGGTCGGCCGTTTCCTCGACCGCCGCCACTACGGTGAGGGACGCAACCCTTCTCGACTGAGCAACTCGGCGCGCATTACCGTCAAGGGCGGGCTGTCCGGCGGCAACCCGCTCTCCGGCCTTTTCGCGGGTTACCTGGGAGACGAGACGGAAGGGCCGGTCACCCCCGGGTCCGCTACCGATACCGGTTCTCCGGCCCCGGACACCCCCGCCGACCAGGACATGGGGCAGTACACCTCGGAGTTCATAGGCGAACTGCTGCTCACGGACTTCACCAGCGTCCAACTGCTCGACGGCTTGGGCAAGCTCTACCTGGACCGAGCACGTGATGTGGTGGAGCGGTGGGAGGAGGGCGAAGGCAGGTTGCTCGATCCCGACTCCGACACCGCCCGTACGGCAGCGGAGCACGCCCGCCGCGCTTACGACTGCTTCGACGCTTGCCGCCTGCTGCAGTCGGCTCATGGCAACGAGTCCATCGTGGTCAAGTTCGAGCGGGGCCGCGCTGTCACCTTGGGCGCCCGCTACGTGCGCAGTGCCAACCCCTTCCCCCGCACCCTGATGCACGGACGAGGAGACCAGATCGTCCAGGCTGCCAACCTCCTGCTGACTGCCCGTCGGCACAGCGTGGGGGGCTTCAACCGGGTCTGCTCCCGAGCAGTCAGCGACAACTACGGCGTGCAGACCCTTCTGGGCCTGCGCACCGCTCCTGGGCCGAGGTCACGGCCGGGGTCCCGACGGTGA
- a CDS encoding ATP-binding protein → MPKDTSLRAMGWAQTFPVSQGVRAGRQWTRQRLASLEWTRNAPESVDAILLSVSELVTNAHVHAHSDAQLVLTWDSHCLHVSVHDSDPVPPAKKPEDLTLTGGRGMVLVDALADGWATHPQASGKTVTACFVPPGAPKPRHGGDVS, encoded by the coding sequence ATGCCGAAGGACACGTCGCTGCGCGCGATGGGATGGGCTCAGACGTTTCCGGTGTCGCAAGGCGTGCGGGCCGGCCGGCAGTGGACGCGTCAGCGCCTGGCATCCCTGGAATGGACCAGGAACGCGCCCGAATCGGTGGACGCGATCCTGCTCAGTGTTTCCGAACTCGTCACCAACGCACATGTGCATGCACACAGTGACGCCCAGCTCGTGCTGACCTGGGACAGCCACTGCCTGCACGTGAGTGTGCACGACTCCGACCCCGTCCCGCCCGCCAAGAAACCGGAGGACCTCACGTTGACCGGGGGGCGCGGAATGGTTCTCGTCGACGCGCTCGCCGACGGCTGGGCCACGCACCCCCAGGCGTCCGGCAAGACCGTCACCGCGTGCTTCGTACCGCCGGGCGCTCCGAAGCCCCGGCACGGCGGAGACGTCAGCTGA
- a CDS encoding DUF5682 family protein, whose translation MSESISPATRPATEVSPTAGAPTAHPAPGPAAGPATPDAAVAALAATGPRSPFLIGVRHHAPSLAAALPALLDTAAPDVLLVELPAEFQPWLGWLAHEETEAPVALAAVLPDGPGPPGERGPAFYPFADFSPELVALRWAARNGVPAVACDLPLADRAWTGGGSKTPAPAPDAGPAPGPGEGHGLSDALRSRLTGRDGDDLWDRMVEALAPGSTPEALRRAALLTGWALRQETEARGGVTGTDLARETCMRGHVARAMADGRRPAVLVGAFHTPALLPSAAGTAGTAGTAGTAGTAGTAGTAVGAAPGVDGTGDGAAGTAPCTVSLVPYTYPLLDSRSGYPAGIRDPEWQHTVLEAAGDPAALHEALIRTAVRVCADLRGQGHPYGPADGREVVRMAGDLARLRGLPAPGRGELLEAVQTVLGRGETYGTGRAVARTLERVLVGVRTGRPAPGAPRGGLGPAVEDEIAALSLPGPEATHEKTPRDLRLDPVRSPLDRRRELLLRRLAVCGIPYGQEQEVTGAAGTEGLTTRWQVRWTPATAAMLTAAGARGVTPAQAAEGVLRQRRTAERAEGGPTAAQVVRGLTEAAECGLTALAGERLTELAAVLPASGTLPELLTGLDLLDRIDAGLLPGPAAPDAPSGRDTAAADRASRTAHAAELLTSAAVRQIDGLTGSDEPEDARALLELAQRADRLGGIRLTDALARLTADGTPLIAAAAGAIRVLTGHQEAETFGGRVASWVDGAVDGPSRAALTARLTGLLTVAGPLLTVGAGALDPLLQRVVELEDTAFLARLPALRGGFDTLSPAARERLLDTVEERLGERLDHLDEDDPVELARRTAADLAARDLLAGLGLPLPAPAHDDRCTPLSGLPADVPATAPPSGAAHARTLAPADRWRLVLGRRTDSLPSRAARTATALDELYGAGHGEGSRSGLPGHGRGGGPGQRGGREPSFPGVREWSEELSALFGPGIREEVLAAAAMTGRQDVLAALDPAATTPSVELLRTILRYAGGLPEARLAALRPLVRHLVDELTRQLATRLRPALTGTMSARPTRRPGGRLDLPRTLRANLATARRTADGTVRVIPEKPVFRSRVRRSADWRLILVTDVSGSMEASTIWSALTASVLAGVPTLSTHFLAFSTEVVDLTGHVRDPLSLLLEVSVGGGTHIAAGLRHARSLITVPSRTLVVLISDFEEGAPLAGLLAEVRALVNTGSHVLGCASLDDAGRPRYSTGVAGQLVAAGMPVAALSPLELARWIGEKTA comes from the coding sequence ATGAGCGAGTCGATCTCCCCCGCTACGCGGCCTGCCACCGAGGTGTCGCCCACCGCCGGTGCGCCCACCGCTCACCCGGCCCCGGGCCCGGCGGCCGGACCCGCCACCCCGGATGCCGCGGTGGCGGCGCTCGCGGCGACCGGGCCCCGGTCACCGTTCCTCATCGGGGTGCGCCACCACGCGCCCTCGCTGGCGGCCGCCCTGCCGGCCCTGCTGGACACGGCCGCCCCCGACGTCCTCCTCGTCGAACTGCCCGCCGAGTTCCAGCCCTGGCTGGGCTGGCTCGCCCACGAGGAGACCGAGGCCCCGGTGGCGCTGGCCGCCGTGCTCCCCGACGGGCCCGGCCCTCCGGGCGAACGGGGCCCGGCCTTCTATCCGTTCGCGGACTTCTCGCCCGAACTGGTCGCCCTGCGCTGGGCGGCCCGGAACGGCGTCCCGGCCGTGGCCTGCGACCTGCCGCTCGCCGACCGGGCGTGGACGGGCGGCGGCTCCAAGACCCCCGCCCCGGCCCCGGACGCCGGGCCTGCGCCCGGGCCGGGGGAGGGGCACGGGCTGTCCGACGCGCTCCGGTCCCGGCTCACCGGCCGGGACGGAGACGACCTGTGGGACCGGATGGTGGAAGCCCTCGCGCCCGGTTCGACCCCCGAGGCGCTCCGCCGTGCCGCCCTGCTCACCGGCTGGGCGCTGCGCCAAGAGACGGAGGCACGGGGCGGAGTGACCGGCACGGACCTGGCGCGCGAGACGTGCATGCGCGGGCACGTGGCCCGGGCCATGGCGGACGGGCGGCGCCCCGCCGTACTGGTGGGAGCCTTCCACACCCCGGCGCTGCTCCCGTCCGCCGCCGGAACCGCCGGAACCGCCGGAACCGCCGGAACCGCCGGAACCGCCGGAACCGCAGGGACCGCCGTGGGTGCCGCGCCGGGTGTGGACGGCACCGGCGACGGCGCGGCAGGGACGGCACCGTGCACGGTCTCCCTGGTCCCCTACACCTACCCACTGCTCGACTCACGTTCCGGGTATCCGGCCGGTATCCGCGACCCGGAGTGGCAGCACACCGTCCTGGAGGCGGCCGGGGACCCGGCCGCGCTGCACGAGGCGCTGATCCGCACCGCGGTCCGCGTCTGCGCCGACCTGCGCGGGCAGGGCCACCCCTACGGACCGGCGGACGGCCGGGAGGTCGTCCGGATGGCCGGTGACCTGGCCCGCCTGCGTGGGTTGCCCGCCCCCGGCCGCGGAGAACTCCTGGAGGCCGTGCAGACGGTGCTGGGACGCGGCGAGACCTACGGCACGGGCCGCGCCGTCGCCCGGACCCTCGAACGGGTACTCGTCGGAGTCCGCACCGGACGGCCCGCGCCCGGCGCTCCGCGCGGCGGACTGGGCCCCGCGGTCGAGGACGAGATCGCGGCGCTCTCCCTCCCCGGCCCGGAGGCCACCCACGAGAAGACACCGCGAGACCTCCGGCTCGACCCGGTCCGCTCCCCCCTGGACCGGCGCCGCGAACTCCTGCTGCGCAGGCTGGCGGTGTGCGGCATCCCCTACGGACAGGAACAGGAGGTGACCGGCGCGGCGGGCACGGAAGGTCTCACGACGCGCTGGCAGGTGCGGTGGACCCCCGCGACGGCCGCGATGCTCACCGCGGCCGGGGCCCGCGGTGTCACCCCGGCCCAGGCGGCCGAGGGCGTGCTGCGGCAGCGGCGCACGGCGGAGCGGGCGGAGGGCGGCCCGACGGCGGCCCAGGTCGTCCGCGGCCTCACGGAGGCCGCGGAGTGCGGGCTCACCGCCCTGGCCGGTGAACGGCTGACGGAACTGGCGGCCGTACTCCCCGCGAGCGGCACCCTGCCCGAACTCCTCACCGGGCTCGACCTGCTGGACCGCATCGACGCCGGCCTCCTGCCCGGTCCGGCCGCGCCGGACGCTCCCTCGGGCCGGGACACCGCTGCCGCCGACCGGGCCTCCCGCACCGCACACGCGGCCGAACTCCTCACGTCGGCCGCGGTCCGCCAGATCGACGGTCTGACCGGCTCGGACGAGCCCGAGGACGCCCGGGCCCTGCTCGAACTGGCCCAGCGGGCCGACCGCTTGGGCGGCATCCGACTCACCGACGCACTCGCCCGGCTGACCGCCGACGGTACCCCCCTGATCGCCGCGGCCGCCGGGGCGATCCGCGTGCTCACGGGGCACCAGGAGGCCGAGACCTTCGGCGGGCGCGTCGCCTCCTGGGTCGACGGAGCCGTGGACGGCCCCTCCCGGGCCGCGCTCACCGCCCGCCTCACCGGTCTCCTGACGGTGGCGGGCCCGCTCCTGACCGTCGGCGCCGGTGCCCTGGACCCGCTGCTGCAGCGGGTCGTGGAACTGGAGGACACCGCCTTCCTGGCCCGGCTGCCGGCCCTGCGCGGTGGTTTCGACACCCTGAGCCCGGCCGCCCGGGAGCGGCTGCTGGACACCGTCGAGGAACGGCTGGGCGAACGGCTCGACCACCTCGACGAGGACGACCCGGTCGAACTGGCCCGCCGTACGGCCGCCGACCTCGCCGCCCGCGACCTCCTGGCCGGCCTCGGCCTCCCCCTTCCGGCGCCCGCGCACGACGACCGGTGCACCCCGCTGTCCGGCCTTCCCGCCGACGTACCGGCCACCGCGCCGCCGAGCGGCGCCGCCCACGCGAGGACCCTGGCACCCGCCGACCGCTGGCGGCTCGTGCTCGGCCGGCGCACCGACAGCCTTCCCTCCCGCGCCGCCCGGACGGCGACGGCCCTGGACGAGCTCTACGGCGCCGGCCACGGCGAGGGTTCCCGCAGCGGCCTCCCCGGTCACGGACGCGGTGGCGGCCCCGGACAGCGGGGCGGCCGGGAACCGTCGTTCCCCGGCGTCCGCGAATGGTCCGAGGAGCTGTCCGCGCTGTTCGGACCCGGCATCCGCGAGGAGGTCCTCGCCGCAGCAGCCATGACGGGCCGTCAGGACGTCCTCGCCGCACTCGACCCGGCGGCCACCACCCCCTCCGTGGAACTGCTCCGGACGATCCTGCGGTACGCCGGCGGCCTCCCCGAAGCCCGCCTGGCGGCGCTCCGGCCCCTGGTCCGCCACCTGGTCGACGAACTGACCCGGCAACTCGCCACCCGGCTGCGCCCCGCCCTCACCGGCACGATGTCGGCCCGGCCCACCCGCCGCCCCGGCGGCCGGCTGGACCTGCCGCGCACCCTGCGCGCCAACCTGGCCACCGCCCGCCGCACGGCCGACGGAACGGTCCGGGTCATCCCCGAGAAACCGGTGTTCCGCAGCCGCGTCCGCCGCTCGGCCGACTGGCGCCTGATCCTGGTCACCGACGTCTCCGGATCGATGGAAGCCTCGACGATCTGGTCCGCGCTGACCGCCTCCGTGCTCGCCGGGGTGCCGACCCTGAGCACCCATTTCCTGGCCTTCTCCACGGAGGTCGTCGACCTCACCGGCCATGTGCGCGACCCTCTCTCCCTCCTGCTGGAGGTGAGCGTGGGCGGGGGTACCCACATCGCCGCCGGACTGCGGCACGCCCGCAGCCTGATCACGGTGCCGAGCCGCACCCTCGTCGTGCTCATCAGCGACTTCGAGGAGGGAGCGCCGCTCGCCGGACTCCTGGCCGAGGTGCGGGCCCTCGTGAACACCGGGAGCCACGTCCTCGGGTGCGCGAGTCTCGACGATGCCGGCCGCCCCCGCTACTCGACCGGTGTCGCCGGGCAACTCGTAGCTGCCGGCATGCCCGTGGCGGCTCTCAGCCCACTCGAACTGGCCCGCTGGATAGGGGAGAAGACCGCATGA
- a CDS encoding GNAT family N-acetyltransferase, producing the protein MSDIAVTVPHQHQPQTDVVLTDAPDPEDVAAISDALDRFNIEHTGIADRRPLAVLVRDPGTRQVVGGLTGRTSLGLFFLDLFYLPPRLRGSGLGTELLRKAEDEARARGCRSAVLYTITFQAPGFYQNHGWKRLGEVPCDPPGISRVFMTKELTAPTGEPTRSR; encoded by the coding sequence GTGTCCGACATCGCCGTCACCGTCCCCCACCAGCACCAACCTCAGACCGACGTCGTGCTCACCGACGCCCCCGACCCGGAGGACGTTGCGGCAATCTCCGACGCGCTGGACCGCTTCAACATCGAACACACGGGAATCGCCGACCGCAGACCTCTGGCCGTCCTGGTCCGTGATCCCGGAACGCGCCAAGTGGTCGGCGGACTGACCGGGCGCACCTCGCTCGGGCTGTTCTTCCTCGACCTCTTCTACCTGCCGCCCCGGCTGCGGGGCAGCGGGCTGGGAACAGAGCTGCTCCGGAAGGCCGAGGACGAGGCTCGTGCCCGTGGCTGCCGCTCGGCTGTGCTCTACACGATCACCTTCCAGGCCCCCGGCTTCTACCAGAACCACGGTTGGAAGCGGCTCGGAGAGGTGCCCTGCGATCCGCCAGGCATCAGCCGCGTCTTCATGACCAAGGAACTCACGGCACCAACCGGTGAACCGACCCGGTCCCGGTGA